The following proteins are encoded in a genomic region of Arcobacter suis CECT 7833:
- a CDS encoding Sua5 YciO YrdC YwlC family protein: MDSSLVYLVQTDTTVGFSSLNDEKLSTIKQRPTSKKILHTVDSFKTLNEHTRVPKKFRKKVRNSKKTTFIYPNTKSFRVVDKNSDFYDFIHKFSILYSTSANKTTESFDKNFAVNGADVIVENKKGFFETKASSIIKLSKASLKRLR; encoded by the coding sequence ATGGATTCTTCTTTAGTTTATCTGGTTCAAACAGATACAACAGTTGGTTTCTCATCTTTAAATGATGAGAAACTTTCAACCATCAAACAAAGACCAACTTCTAAAAAAATACTTCATACAGTAGATTCTTTTAAAACATTAAATGAACATACAAGAGTTCCCAAAAAGTTTAGAAAAAAAGTAAGAAATAGTAAAAAAACTACTTTTATTTATCCAAATACAAAATCATTTAGAGTAGTAGATAAAAATTCAGATTTTTATGATTTTATCCATAAATTTAGTATTTTATATTCAACTTCTGCAAATAAAACAACTGAAAGTTTTGATAAAAATTTTGCAGTAAATGGTGCTGATGTAATAGTAGAAAATAAAAAAGGTTTTTTTGAAACAAAAGCCTCATCTATAATAAAACTTTCAAAAGCTTCTTTAAAGAGATTAAGATAA
- a CDS encoding type IV secretion system protein produces MEQNIFKTLIGIFKNVTVDINNGIYQSSRIIFDNGFFNIAFAFAIVYIGFMIAFKKFGSEEIAYKSIWSIFVFSTVKMLLMNHSVFQNLIDIFNLPRDVFTTAIHSLVRKANNSADVENIINSLYSAQTLITKSIFDKGGISNIAPFIYGIIVWFSGSLLMLVIILNTVFSIFLSEIVLALLPLILPTLIWKKTEYVFFSWVKLYISISLYAPFTILFGLVSIKVVDLTMVTAKAIDTSFEQNIQFILVLILAQGLVIIGVFKIPNIINQLIGSSNEGSSLTSGVGTLSAGGAMVSSFSKYTGLKFAGQAINKTAKNAGGAIVSGLKDTLANKVQIR; encoded by the coding sequence ATGGAACAAAATATATTTAAAACTTTAATAGGCATATTCAAGAATGTAACAGTAGATATAAATAATGGAATTTATCAAAGTTCAAGAATAATTTTTGATAATGGATTTTTCAATATTGCTTTTGCTTTTGCAATAGTTTATATTGGATTTATGATAGCCTTTAAAAAATTTGGAAGTGAAGAAATTGCATACAAATCAATATGGTCTATTTTTGTTTTTTCAACGGTAAAAATGTTATTAATGAATCACTCTGTATTCCAGAATTTGATTGATATTTTCAATCTACCACGAGATGTTTTTACAACTGCGATACACAGTTTAGTTAGAAAAGCTAATAATTCAGCTGATGTTGAAAATATAATCAATTCATTGTATAGCGCTCAAACATTAATTACTAAGAGTATCTTTGATAAAGGGGGAATTTCAAATATTGCTCCTTTTATTTATGGAATTATCGTTTGGTTTTCGGGGTCTTTATTAATGTTGGTAATTATCTTAAATACTGTTTTTTCAATCTTTTTAAGTGAGATTGTTTTAGCTTTATTACCTCTTATTCTACCTACACTAATTTGGAAAAAAACAGAGTATGTATTTTTTTCATGGGTAAAGCTTTATATATCTATTTCTCTGTATGCTCCGTTTACAATACTTTTCGGCTTAGTATCAATAAAAGTAGTTGATTTAACTATGGTAACAGCTAAGGCAATAGATACAAGTTTTGAACAAAATATCCAATTTATTTTAGTTCTAATATTAGCGCAAGGTTTAGTAATTATTGGAGTGTTTAAAATACCTAATATTATTAATCAGTTGATAGGTAGCTCAAATGAGGGAAGTAGTTTAACAAGTGGTGTAGGTACATTGTCAGCGGGTGGGGCTATGGTAAGCTCATTTTCAAAATATACTGGATTGAAATTTGCTGGACAAGCGATTAATAAAACAGCAAAAAATGCAGGTGGAGCAATAGTAAGTGGGCTAAAAGACACACTTGCAAATAAAGTGCAAATTAGATAG
- a CDS encoding helix-turn-helix transcriptional regulator — protein MTLEELNNARPELKGCICLNQKQTAEIIGVSSSTLDNWRKIGLGPAFKKIDSGKKGRVLYPKNAIIEWLSNTVKTA, from the coding sequence ATGACATTAGAAGAATTAAACAATGCAAGACCTGAACTAAAAGGTTGTATTTGTCTAAATCAAAAACAAACTGCGGAAATTATTGGCGTAAGTTCTAGTACATTAGATAACTGGAGAAAGATAGGACTGGGTCCTGCTTTTAAAAAAATCGATAGTGGAAAAAAAGGAAGAGTTTTATACCCTAAGAATGCCATTATTGAATGGTTATCAAATACTGTAAAAACAGCATAA
- the carB gene encoding carbamoyl-phosphate synthase large subunit, producing MPKREDIKSILLIGSGPIVIGQACEFDYSGTQATKTLKELGYRVVLINSNPATIMTDPEFADKTYIEPITEAVVAKIIEKEKIDAILPTMGGQTALNVATSMYDKGMLEGVHFLGAHPDAIKKGEDRHLFNEAMIKIGMDLPKSANAYSVEEAMRVAKEIGFPVISRASFTLAGGGSGVAYNMEEFKKLAEIGIEASPINEIEIMESMLGWKEYEMEVIRDKNDNCIIVCSIENLDPMGVHTGDSVTIAPALTLTDKEYQDMRNASFAILREIGVDTGGSNVQFSICPNTGRMIVIEMNPRVSRSSALASKATGYPIAKVATLLAVGFTLDEIQNDITGTTASFEPVIDYIVTKVPRFTFEKFPKANSTLTTSMKSVGEVMAIGRTFNESIQKALCSLETGLVGFDRIDGDLDFIKKEIRRPNDKRLLYLMEGMRQGLTNDDIFELSKIDPWFLTKFREIFNLETSINESILTDEVFMRKIKTNGFSDKMIANLIGKTEEDVYQARKALDVDFEYNEVDTCAAEFKALTPYLYSTTNITKLPKVAKTESAEKKVMIIGGGPNRIGQGIEFDYCCVHASFALNEMGVKTIMYNCNPETVSTDYDTSDVLYFEPIDFEHVRSVVEKENPDGVIVHFGGQTPLKLANALTKAGAKIIGTTAEVIDLAEDRKKFSAFVENIGLLQPENGTAVEVTEAIEIAEKIGYPVLVRPSFVLGGRGMRIVYSSDELKQYMDEAVSVSNDAPVLIDKFLDRAIELDVDCICDGKEVYIGGIMQHIEEAGIHSGDSACSLPPISISDDLIKQLETKTKEMALGLGVVGLMNTQYAIHKGEIYLIEVNPRASRTVPFVSKATGMPLAKVATRVMWGETLRAALSVYDKDIVTEGNGVLKPKLKGHVAVKEAVFPFNKLTGADLLLSPEMKSTGEVMGISDNFGMAFAKSQSAAKNDLPKAGKVFISLCDLDKEFAPTIAKGLTENGFTIVATGGTYNIINEAGVECEKVLKVSEGRPNITDLLTNGDIAMAINTSEAKESSKDDGKDIRRAVLRMNVPYFTTVAAANAAVEAIRVLKTNDVSTPKSIQEFLND from the coding sequence ATGCCAAAAAGAGAAGATATAAAATCTATTTTACTTATCGGTTCTGGACCAATTGTAATTGGTCAAGCATGTGAGTTTGATTACTCAGGTACTCAAGCTACAAAAACGCTAAAAGAACTAGGGTATAGAGTTGTTTTAATAAATTCAAATCCAGCGACAATTATGACTGATCCTGAATTTGCTGATAAAACTTATATCGAACCAATTACAGAAGCTGTAGTTGCTAAGATTATTGAAAAAGAAAAAATTGATGCTATTTTACCTACTATGGGTGGACAAACTGCACTAAATGTTGCAACTTCAATGTACGATAAAGGTATGTTAGAGGGAGTTCATTTTTTAGGAGCTCATCCTGATGCTATTAAAAAAGGTGAAGATAGACATCTTTTTAATGAAGCTATGATAAAAATTGGTATGGATTTACCAAAAAGTGCAAACGCATATAGCGTTGAAGAAGCTATGAGAGTGGCAAAAGAGATAGGTTTCCCTGTGATTAGTAGAGCATCTTTCACCCTTGCAGGTGGAGGTTCTGGTGTTGCTTATAATATGGAAGAGTTTAAAAAACTTGCTGAAATAGGAATAGAAGCATCTCCAATTAATGAGATTGAAATTATGGAATCTATGCTTGGTTGGAAAGAATACGAAATGGAAGTTATCAGAGACAAAAATGATAACTGTATCATCGTATGTTCTATTGAAAACCTTGACCCAATGGGTGTACATACAGGAGATAGTGTAACTATTGCCCCAGCACTAACTCTTACAGATAAAGAGTATCAAGATATGAGAAATGCTTCTTTTGCAATTCTTAGAGAAATAGGTGTTGATACTGGTGGTTCAAATGTTCAATTCTCAATTTGTCCAAATACAGGAAGAATGATTGTAATTGAAATGAACCCAAGGGTTTCAAGATCATCTGCACTTGCTTCAAAAGCAACTGGTTACCCAATTGCAAAAGTAGCAACACTTCTAGCTGTTGGATTTACACTTGATGAAATTCAAAATGATATTACAGGAACAACTGCATCGTTTGAGCCAGTAATTGATTATATAGTTACAAAAGTTCCAAGATTTACATTTGAAAAATTCCCAAAAGCAAATTCAACTTTAACAACTTCTATGAAATCAGTTGGTGAAGTAATGGCTATTGGAAGAACATTTAATGAATCAATTCAAAAAGCACTTTGTTCACTTGAAACTGGACTTGTAGGATTTGATAGAATAGATGGTGATTTAGATTTCATTAAAAAAGAGATTAGAAGACCAAATGATAAAAGACTTTTATACCTAATGGAAGGTATGAGACAAGGTCTTACAAATGATGATATTTTTGAATTATCAAAAATTGACCCTTGGTTTTTAACTAAATTTAGAGAGATTTTTAACTTAGAAACTTCTATAAATGAATCAATTTTAACTGATGAAGTATTTATGAGAAAAATCAAAACAAATGGATTTAGCGATAAAATGATTGCAAATCTAATTGGAAAAACTGAAGAAGATGTATATCAAGCTAGAAAAGCTTTAGATGTAGATTTTGAGTACAACGAAGTTGATACTTGTGCAGCTGAATTTAAAGCTTTAACACCATATTTATACTCTACAACTAATATTACAAAATTACCAAAAGTTGCTAAAACTGAATCAGCAGAGAAAAAAGTAATGATTATTGGTGGTGGACCAAATAGAATTGGTCAAGGTATTGAGTTTGACTATTGTTGTGTACACGCATCATTTGCTTTAAATGAAATGGGTGTAAAAACAATTATGTATAACTGCAACCCTGAAACTGTATCAACAGATTATGATACTTCAGATGTTTTATATTTCGAACCAATTGATTTTGAACACGTAAGAAGTGTAGTAGAAAAAGAGAATCCAGATGGTGTAATCGTACACTTTGGTGGACAAACTCCTTTAAAACTTGCAAATGCTTTAACAAAAGCAGGGGCAAAAATCATAGGAACTACAGCAGAAGTTATTGATTTAGCAGAAGATAGAAAAAAATTCTCAGCATTTGTTGAAAATATTGGATTATTACAACCTGAAAATGGAACAGCTGTAGAAGTAACAGAAGCTATTGAAATTGCTGAAAAAATCGGTTATCCAGTACTTGTAAGACCTTCATTTGTACTTGGTGGAAGAGGAATGAGAATTGTTTACTCAAGTGATGAGTTAAAACAATATATGGATGAAGCAGTTTCAGTTTCAAATGATGCACCAGTTTTAATTGATAAATTCCTAGATAGAGCAATCGAACTTGATGTTGATTGTATTTGTGATGGAAAAGAAGTTTATATTGGTGGAATTATGCAACATATTGAAGAAGCTGGGATTCACTCAGGGGATTCAGCTTGTTCATTACCTCCAATCTCAATTAGTGATGATTTAATTAAACAATTAGAAACAAAAACTAAAGAGATGGCTTTAGGTCTTGGTGTAGTTGGTTTAATGAATACTCAATATGCAATTCACAAAGGTGAAATTTATTTAATTGAAGTAAATCCAAGAGCTTCAAGAACAGTTCCATTTGTATCAAAAGCTACTGGTATGCCACTTGCGAAAGTTGCAACTAGAGTTATGTGGGGTGAAACTTTAAGAGCTGCATTATCTGTTTATGATAAAGATATTGTAACTGAGGGTAATGGTGTATTAAAACCAAAATTAAAAGGTCACGTAGCTGTTAAAGAAGCGGTTTTCCCATTTAATAAATTAACTGGTGCAGATTTACTTTTAAGTCCTGAAATGAAATCAACTGGTGAAGTTATGGGTATTTCAGATAACTTTGGTATGGCATTTGCTAAGTCTCAAAGTGCAGCAAAAAATGATCTTCCAAAAGCTGGAAAAGTATTTATTTCATTATGCGATTTAGATAAAGAGTTTGCTCCAACTATTGCAAAAGGTTTAACTGAAAATGGCTTTACAATCGTGGCAACTGGTGGAACTTATAATATTATAAATGAAGCTGGTGTTGAGTGCGAAAAAGTATTAAAAGTTAGTGAAGGAAGACCAAATATCACAGATTTACTTACAAATGGTGATATTGCAATGGCAATTAATACAAGTGAAGCAAAAGAGTCATCAAAAGATGATGGAAAAGATATTAGAAGAGCTGTTTTAAGAATGAATGTTCCATATTTTACAACAGTTGCTGCTGCAAATGCTGCTGTTGAAGCAATCAGAGTTTTAAAAACAAATGATGTTTCAACTCCAAAATCAATCCAAGAATTCTTAAACGATTAA
- a CDS encoding phage replisome organizer N-terminal domain-containing protein, translating into MSTKKYYWLKLKETFFSDLRIKKLRKMAGGDTYTIIFQKIMLLSLKDNGLIKFQNIEQNLQKELALILDEDEDNLIVTLGFLTQTNILQKKDEKTFYIPLVAELTGIETDFAKKKREYRERQKKDNVLSMSDKRKEIEIEKRRGDIQEDIKKLSLYSSLTANEMANVDIGKLDVSQITINYLKKHSLSDVVNHAENHQDYLLKEILCIKN; encoded by the coding sequence ATGTCAACAAAGAAATACTATTGGTTGAAATTAAAAGAAACATTTTTTTCAGATTTGAGAATAAAAAAATTGAGAAAAATGGCTGGTGGAGATACATATACTATAATTTTCCAGAAAATTATGCTTCTAAGCCTAAAAGATAATGGGCTTATTAAGTTCCAAAATATAGAACAAAACTTACAAAAAGAGTTAGCATTAATACTAGATGAAGATGAAGATAATTTAATTGTAACTCTAGGTTTTTTAACTCAAACTAATATCCTACAAAAGAAAGATGAAAAAACTTTTTATATTCCTTTAGTGGCAGAACTCACTGGTATTGAAACAGACTTTGCAAAGAAAAAAAGAGAATATAGAGAAAGACAAAAAAAAGACAATGTCCTCTCAATGTCCGACAAGAGAAAAGAGATAGAGATAGAGAAGAGAAGAGGAGATATACAAGAGGATATCAAAAAACTTTCATTGTATTCTTCTTTGACTGCAAATGAAATGGCAAACGTGGATATTGGAAAATTAGATGTCAGCCAAATTACTATTAATTACCTAAAAAAACATTCATTATCTGATGTTGTTAATCACGCAGAGAATCACCAAGATTATTTATTAAAGGAAATACTGTGTATCAAAAATTAA